Proteins encoded in a region of the Fundulus heteroclitus isolate FHET01 chromosome 2, MU-UCD_Fhet_4.1, whole genome shotgun sequence genome:
- the LOC105938605 gene encoding anoctamin-9, translating into MPGHKRQSSMELLELMGVVKENGNEHTSFPPVFTSLSYDYVLVAKTIDDQERDAFIKQTQFINELRKKNFKVTKISDNYLVFYGIQAPKEIFQKYMYLLKVSDTCNWSSNQKDLSLSTRIRIVHFIIHRTCIHSGENLRDLLKAKVFEARFCLHERRRQKELKKSWARWSACLQGQPITAVRNYFGEKVALYFLWLGWYTWLLIPPALIGILAFLYGLSFFNSSPLIKEVCESDRVMCPLCDEGCKVWKLSETCSYAKLSLLFDNNGTVLFAMFMAIWTTLFLEFWKRHRATFVCEWKVSEWSESEEELILEIVNDSDCHPNEYKHSYLHSTLVLICVTIMIAVIIGLTHLLVVFRVIVAGFLAKKSSENSHSNIGAMLAGAVLHFLIITIMTRVNRIVAMKLCDIEKTRTFAATERSFTVKMFTFQFFTYFSSLFYVAFFLGRINGHPGEYVRIGGKWRLEECHPSGCLTDLFIQMMIIMVLKQIISNVVEYSGPWIHKFLRKRSPKLQRRCGVCYQKDESEAKDGDELCEMCKLKDWHKNYQLTHVDSFSLFNEFLEMVIQFSFTTIFVAAFPLAPLFALINNVVEIRLDAIKMLTLERRMVPKKTNNIGVWIDILEAIGVLAVIVNGLVIGVSSDFIPRLVYRYVYGPCVNSTTTDIDCMAGYISNTLSIASMNDNRVNFTHYQMVTPDGFNATSCSYKDYRNSDFNVTPQFWLILAVRFAFVILFEHILVICKFIAAWFIPAAPMQVKNDKLFDKLDRLKEELKSFKPDGV; encoded by the exons ATGCCGGGCCACAAGAGGCAG TCAAGTATGGAGCTGCTGGAATTAATGGGAGTGGTGAAGGAAAATGGAAATGAGCATACCTCATTTCCTCCTGTG TTCACTTCGCTGTCATACGACTACGTCCTGGTCGCCAAAACGATCGATGACCAGGAGAGGGATGCCTTCATTAAACAGACCCAATTCATCAACGAGCTGAGGAAGAAGAATTTCAAAGTGACA AAAATCTCCGATAATTATCTCGTCTTCTATGGGATCCAAGCACCGAAGGAAATATTCCAGAAGTACATGTATCTGCTGAAAGTATCTGACACCTGCAACTGGAGCTCGAATCAAAAAGACCTTTCTCTGAGCACAAG GATAAGGATCGTCCATTTCATAATACATCGCACATGTATCCACTCAGGAG AAAATCTGCGGGATCTTCTGAAGGCGAAGGTTTTTGAGGCAAGATTCTGTTTACATGAG AGAAGGAGACAGAAAGAGCTGAAGAAGAGCTGGGCACGATGGTCAGCCTGTCTCCAAGGGCAACCCATAACTGCTGTCAG gAACTACTTTGGGGAGAAGGTAGCTTTGTACTTCCTGTGGCTGGGATGGTACACATGGCTACTCATCCCACCAGCTCTTATAGGGATCTTGGCCTTTCTCTATGGCCTCAGCTTCTTCAACAGTTCGCCCCTCAT AAAAGAGGTTTGTGAATCTGACAGAGTCATGTGTCCGCTTTGTGACGAGGGTTGCAAAGTGTGGAAGCTTTCAGAGACCTGCTCATATGCCAAG CTGAGCCTGCTGTTCGACAACAATGGCACGGTGCTCTTCGCTATGTTCATGGCAATATGGA CAACACTGTTTCTGGAGTTCTGGAAGAGACATCGGGCAACTTTTGTGTGCGAATGGAAAGTGTCGGAGTGGTCTGAATCAGAG gAGGAACTGATTCTGGAAATTGTGAACGATAGTGACTGTCACCCAAATGAGTACAAGCATTCTTACCTCCACAGCACTCTGGTATTGATCTGTGTCACCATTATG ATAGCGGTGATTATTGGCTTGACACATTTGTTGGTGGTGTTCAGGGTGATAGTGGCAGGGTTTCTGGCTAAAAAATCTTCCGAAAACAGCCATTCCAACATCGGAGCAATGTTAGCAGGCGCTGTGCTCCATTtcctcatcatcaccatcatgaCGCGG GTCAACAGGATTGTAGCTATGAAGCTCTGTGACATAG aaaaaaccAGAACATTTGCTGCCACAGAGAGGAGTTTTACTGTCAagatgttcaccttccagtTCTTCACCTACTTCTCCTCTCTCTTCTATGTGGCATTTTTTCTCGGCAG GATAAATGGCCATCCAGGGGAATATGTACGGATTGGTGGGAAGTGGAGACTGGAAGAA TGTCACCCAAGTGGATGTCTCACAGACTTGTTCATTCAGATGATGATTATAATGGTGCTGAAGCAAATCATCAGCAATGTGGTTGAGTACAGTGGCCC CTGGATCCACAAGTTTTTGAGAAAAAGATCCCCTAAGCTGCAGAGGAGATGCGGTGTCTGCTACCAGAAAGATGAATCTGAGGCCAAAGACGGAGACGAGCTGTGTGAGATGTGCAAACTCAAAGACTGGCACAAAAACTATCAACTCACTCATGTGGACTCATTCAGCCTGTTCAACGAGTTCTTGGAGATGG TGATCCAGTTTAGCTTCACCACCATATTTGTGGCAGCATTTCCGCTTGCCCCCCTGTTTGCTTTAATCAATAATGTGGTTGAGATCCGGTTGGATGCCATTAAGATGCTCACTCTAGAGCGCAGAATGGTTCCTAAGAAAACCAACAATATTG GTGTCTGGATAGACATACTGGAAGCTATTGGTGTGTTAGCTGTCATTGTAAATGGGCTGGTGATTGGGGTCTCGTCGGATTTTATCCCTCGACTTGTGTATCGTTATGTCTATGGCCCATGTGTCAACAGCACAACAACAGATATAGA CTGCATGGCTGGTTACATCAGTAACACCCTGTCCATTGCATCAATGAATGACAACAGAGTAAATTTTACACACTATCAAATGGTCACTCCTGATGGCTTCAATGCAACGTCATGCAG TTACAAAGACTACAGAAACAGTGACTTTAATGTTACTCCAcagttttggttgattttggcTGTGCGCTTTGCTTTTGTTATCCTCTTTGAG CATATTCTCGTCATATGTAAATTCATTGCAGCCTGGTTTATCCCGGCGGCTCCAATGCAAGTGAAGAATGACAAACTCTTTGACAAACTCGACAGACTTAAAGAGGAACTTAA